One Mycolicibacterium goodii genomic region harbors:
- the mnoS gene encoding two-component system sensor histidine kinase MnoS: protein MTAAPGYRPRAAAPDLERLTGVRSGKSTFYPEFRVAAQRTERVLAALEAISRALVQTVNGPPKLVRAVAEAARTHLDAEWVLLALADGALQEAMPRHLILDAHGHAYSFDGVSGTDTPDHLPDAVLNRLNDILRGHLAQFRYPVIEPHHAHVPIELNGGVIGAFAAWTPMHRTLDDTDETVMRILSSQTAVALQNCALFQRSQALLAQSEARNAELLATQRELGAAQRHQVLDNERHRIARELHDSVSQTVLSAGMQIEVCRSEAMALIGAGDLVDRLDTAKTLTRSASEQLRSAIYALNHPEDAGRSTLPELLEQLATVHMPEDLRVGLKVEGAVAELPSEIEHALLRVAGEALFNTAMHGNATRAIVRLRYRPAAVSLSISDDGTGDPAKLRLALRMADATDVDGHHRGLANMLARCREHGGTFAVQRSRIGGVRVVATIPRTEGSRR from the coding sequence ATGACCGCCGCACCTGGATACCGGCCTCGTGCCGCGGCACCGGATCTGGAACGGCTCACCGGAGTCCGGTCCGGAAAGAGCACGTTCTATCCCGAGTTCCGCGTCGCCGCGCAGCGCACCGAACGGGTCCTGGCCGCACTCGAGGCGATCTCGCGTGCGCTCGTGCAGACCGTGAACGGACCACCGAAACTCGTGAGGGCGGTGGCCGAGGCGGCACGTACGCACCTCGACGCCGAGTGGGTGCTGCTGGCGCTGGCCGACGGCGCCCTGCAGGAGGCCATGCCGCGTCACCTCATTCTCGATGCGCACGGGCACGCGTACTCCTTCGACGGCGTGTCGGGCACCGACACGCCCGATCACCTGCCGGACGCGGTGCTCAACCGGCTTAACGACATCCTGCGCGGGCACCTCGCACAGTTCCGGTATCCGGTGATCGAACCCCACCATGCGCACGTGCCGATCGAACTCAACGGCGGGGTGATCGGGGCCTTCGCGGCTTGGACGCCGATGCATCGCACGCTCGACGACACCGACGAGACCGTCATGCGGATCCTGTCGAGCCAGACCGCGGTCGCACTGCAGAACTGCGCGCTGTTCCAGCGGTCGCAGGCCCTGCTGGCGCAGTCCGAGGCCCGGAATGCCGAACTGCTGGCCACACAGCGGGAACTCGGTGCCGCGCAACGACATCAGGTGCTCGACAACGAGCGGCACCGCATCGCGCGTGAACTCCACGACAGCGTGAGCCAGACGGTGCTTTCTGCCGGGATGCAGATCGAGGTGTGCCGTAGTGAGGCGATGGCGCTGATCGGTGCGGGCGATCTCGTCGACCGTCTCGACACGGCCAAGACGCTCACCCGGTCGGCCAGCGAGCAGCTGCGATCGGCGATCTACGCGCTCAACCATCCCGAGGACGCCGGACGCTCCACGCTGCCCGAACTTCTCGAGCAGCTCGCGACCGTGCACATGCCCGAGGACCTGCGGGTGGGCCTGAAAGTCGAAGGTGCGGTGGCCGAACTGCCCAGCGAGATCGAGCATGCGCTGCTTCGGGTCGCCGGCGAGGCGCTGTTCAACACCGCCATGCACGGCAACGCCACGCGCGCGATCGTGCGCCTGCGGTACCGCCCGGCTGCCGTGTCGCTGTCCATCTCCGACGACGGGACCGGGGATCCGGCCAAGCTGCGGTTGGCGCTGCGGATGGCCGACGCCACCGATGTCGACGGGCATCACCGCGGGCTCGCCAACATGCTGGCCCGGTGCCGCGAGCACGGCGGCACCTTCGCGGTCCAGCGGTCCCGCATCGGCGGTGTCCGCGTGGTCGCGACCATACCCAGGACGGAAGGGAGTCGACGATGA
- a CDS encoding DUF1348 family protein: MTDAARPPLPPFTTETATEKVRLAEDAWNTRDPQRVALAYTVDSRWRNRTEFPRGREEIIAFLTRKWNTELDYRLIKELWAHDGNRIAVRFAYEYHDDSGNWFRSYGNENWEFDDDGLMHTRHASINTAPIAEGERKFHWPLGRRPDDHPGLSDLDL, encoded by the coding sequence ATGACTGATGCAGCCCGCCCGCCGCTGCCGCCGTTCACCACCGAGACCGCGACCGAGAAGGTCAGGCTGGCCGAGGACGCCTGGAACACCCGGGATCCGCAGCGGGTCGCCCTGGCCTACACCGTCGACTCGCGCTGGCGCAACCGCACCGAGTTCCCCAGGGGCCGCGAGGAGATCATCGCGTTCCTGACCCGAAAGTGGAACACCGAACTCGATTACCGGCTGATCAAGGAACTGTGGGCCCACGACGGCAACCGGATCGCCGTGCGCTTCGCCTACGAGTACCACGACGACTCGGGTAACTGGTTCCGCTCGTACGGCAACGAGAACTGGGAATTCGACGACGACGGCCTGATGCACACGCGGCACGCGTCGATCAACACCGCTCCGATCGCCGAGGGTGAGCGCAAGTTCCACTGGCCGCTGGGCCGCAGGCCCGACGACCACCCGGGCCTGAGCGATCTGGACCTGTGA
- the madC gene encoding MadC family VWA domain-containing protein: MTPSQILDLVAAAFGELLRRAGVAASPAEVIEVRRVLGLLGARDREVLRAALRATCAKYVREQRGFDRAFDAMFGAAPTVARNDVADPSRAHTGSGLPDHLEIDEDREIGRYAEYNERAAEVGDHFDTPDADKGFNPHKDDDDFSVSGADNQLSVSAETDAGRRGVRYTVEVDRAASSMAGDLADSVAPVVSGTLHWDDPESILAWLDAYDPARTYGDDAGDQPLTAEQLSQLTRAVETFVAALADRCGLSAEPDRPAGPADAVVATDVDLACHEVLRRMRGAPRPRPAEMRGRLDMRRTTRHSLRTDGVPFRLITRTPRPDRVRLLVIADVSLSVRPVTAFTLRLAQAMHRRAHRCRVMAFVDRPVDVTEILLQTGGDDALAAVLAEAQIDLEASSDYGQVFDEMLSAQADALDSRTAVLIVGDGRSPGLPPRTESLRALRRRVHRLAWITPEPTRYWRQATCAMPDYAEVCDKVVVARDADQLIARAGELAHALS, from the coding sequence GTGACACCGTCGCAGATCCTCGACCTCGTCGCGGCGGCGTTCGGCGAGTTGTTGCGCCGCGCCGGCGTCGCGGCCTCGCCCGCCGAGGTGATCGAGGTGCGACGAGTGCTGGGTTTGCTCGGCGCCCGCGACCGTGAGGTTCTTCGGGCCGCACTGCGTGCGACCTGCGCGAAATACGTTCGCGAACAACGCGGTTTCGACCGCGCGTTCGACGCGATGTTCGGCGCCGCGCCGACCGTCGCCCGAAACGACGTGGCAGACCCGAGCCGTGCCCACACCGGCTCGGGTCTGCCCGACCACCTCGAGATCGACGAGGATCGGGAGATCGGGCGCTATGCGGAGTACAACGAACGGGCCGCCGAGGTGGGCGACCACTTCGACACCCCGGACGCCGACAAGGGCTTCAATCCGCACAAGGACGACGACGATTTCAGCGTGTCCGGTGCCGACAACCAGCTGTCGGTCTCGGCCGAGACCGATGCCGGACGCCGCGGCGTGCGCTACACCGTCGAGGTGGACCGCGCCGCGTCGAGCATGGCCGGTGATCTCGCCGACTCGGTGGCGCCGGTCGTGTCCGGGACGCTGCACTGGGACGATCCGGAATCCATCCTGGCCTGGCTCGACGCCTACGACCCGGCCCGCACCTACGGGGACGACGCCGGCGACCAGCCGCTGACCGCCGAACAGCTCAGCCAGCTGACCCGGGCCGTGGAGACCTTCGTCGCGGCCCTGGCCGACCGGTGCGGCTTGAGTGCCGAACCGGACCGGCCGGCCGGCCCCGCCGACGCCGTGGTGGCCACCGATGTCGACCTCGCCTGCCACGAGGTGTTGCGCCGCATGCGTGGGGCGCCGCGGCCCCGGCCCGCCGAGATGCGCGGCCGGCTCGACATGCGCCGCACCACGCGGCATTCGCTGCGCACCGACGGCGTGCCGTTCCGGCTGATCACCCGCACACCGCGGCCCGACCGGGTCCGGCTGCTCGTGATCGCCGACGTCTCGCTGTCGGTACGCCCGGTCACCGCGTTCACGCTGCGGCTCGCGCAGGCCATGCACCGGCGCGCGCACCGCTGCCGCGTGATGGCGTTCGTCGACCGTCCCGTCGACGTCACCGAGATCCTGCTGCAGACCGGCGGCGACGATGCACTGGCCGCGGTGCTCGCCGAGGCCCAGATCGACCTGGAGGCCAGCAGCGACTACGGGCAGGTGTTCGACGAGATGCTGTCGGCTCAGGCCGACGCGCTGGATTCCCGCACGGCAGTGCTGATCGTCGGCGACGGCCGCAGCCCCGGCCTGCCACCGCGGACCGAAAGCCTGCGCGCGCTGCGGCGTCGTGTCCACCGGCTGGCCTGGATCACCCCGGAACCCACCCGATACTGGCGGCAGGCCACCTGCGCGATGCCCGACTACGCCGAGGTGTGCGACAAGGTTGTCGTGGCCCGCGATGCCGACCAGCTCATCGCCCGCGCCGGGGAACTCGCGCACGCCCTGTCCTGA
- a CDS encoding iron-containing alcohol dehydrogenase gives MPDPMPTRLLKFHAPEIVFGIDSMAEAAHAAVRLGGLRPLLVTDPGLIEAGWVDELLQHLREQCVTAHVWSDLTPNPKDHEITAGHEFYRSHGCDVLIALGGGSVIDAAKGIAILSANGGDILDYAGVDKATMPIPPLVVLPSTSGTGADVSQFCIVTDTTRNTKITILGRALVPDLTVIDPRLLTTMPEWLNAATGLDALTHGIEAFVSLGHNQLTDHHALRSVVMVTENLVTTIERPKEMPARVLMAQAALEAGLAFTNAILGAAHAMSHQVGGLLDLPHGVINGVLLPHVVRFNAEADPAPFATIASYLGIADKRAPELESALALADRLQELARQVGVPRGLSDLGVRADDIPVLARNAMADACITTNPRPVDEAGLCALFRSAL, from the coding sequence ATGCCGGATCCGATGCCGACCCGGCTGCTGAAGTTTCACGCCCCGGAGATCGTCTTCGGAATCGATTCGATGGCCGAGGCCGCCCATGCCGCGGTACGCCTCGGCGGACTGCGCCCGCTTCTGGTCACCGACCCCGGACTCATCGAGGCCGGTTGGGTCGACGAGCTGCTGCAGCACCTGCGGGAGCAGTGCGTCACCGCGCATGTGTGGAGCGACCTGACCCCCAACCCCAAGGATCACGAGATCACCGCGGGCCACGAGTTCTACCGCTCCCACGGCTGCGACGTGCTGATCGCGCTGGGCGGCGGATCGGTGATCGACGCCGCCAAAGGCATCGCGATCCTGTCCGCCAACGGCGGCGACATCCTCGACTACGCCGGCGTCGACAAGGCCACCATGCCGATCCCACCGCTCGTGGTGCTGCCGTCGACCTCCGGTACGGGCGCCGACGTCTCGCAGTTCTGCATCGTCACCGACACCACCCGCAACACCAAGATCACCATCCTGGGCCGCGCGCTGGTGCCCGATCTCACTGTCATCGATCCGCGACTGCTCACCACCATGCCCGAATGGCTCAATGCCGCAACCGGTTTGGACGCGCTGACGCACGGCATCGAGGCGTTCGTATCGCTCGGACACAATCAGTTGACCGACCACCACGCGCTGCGCTCGGTGGTCATGGTGACCGAGAACCTCGTCACCACCATCGAACGCCCCAAGGAGATGCCGGCCCGCGTGCTCATGGCGCAGGCCGCGCTGGAGGCGGGTTTGGCGTTCACCAACGCCATCCTCGGCGCGGCCCACGCGATGAGCCATCAGGTCGGTGGGTTGCTCGACCTGCCGCACGGTGTCATCAACGGCGTCCTGCTTCCGCATGTCGTGCGGTTCAACGCCGAGGCCGATCCGGCGCCGTTCGCCACGATCGCGTCCTACCTCGGCATCGCCGACAAGCGCGCTCCCGAACTGGAATCCGCCCTGGCCCTTGCGGATCGGCTGCAGGAGCTGGCCAGGCAGGTCGGGGTTCCGCGCGGGCTCTCCGATCTGGGCGTGCGTGCCGACGACATTCCGGTGCTCGCGCGCAACGCGATGGCCGACGCCTGCATCACCACCAATCCCCGACCGGTCGACGAGGCCGGCCTGTGCGCGTTGTTCCGGTCCGCGCTATGA
- a CDS encoding class I SAM-dependent methyltransferase — MSSNDVLDWDGAYRGAGGFEGPPPWNIGEPQPELAALHQAGKFRSDVLDAGCGHAELSLALAADGYTVVGMDLSPTAIAAANRAAQERNLRTASFVQGDITAFTGYDGRFNTVVDSTLFHSLPIEGREGYLKSIHRASAPGASYFVLVFAKGAFPANLETKPNEVTEEELRTTVSKYWAVDDIRPAFIHANAVVFPDASVDLPPHGFDDKGRIMFPAFLLEAHKD, encoded by the coding sequence ATGAGCTCAAATGACGTCTTGGACTGGGATGGGGCCTATCGAGGAGCGGGAGGGTTCGAGGGTCCGCCGCCCTGGAACATCGGCGAGCCTCAGCCCGAGCTCGCGGCGCTGCACCAGGCAGGGAAGTTCCGCAGCGACGTGTTGGACGCGGGCTGCGGGCATGCCGAGTTGTCACTGGCGCTGGCTGCCGACGGCTACACCGTCGTCGGCATGGATCTGAGCCCGACGGCGATCGCCGCAGCAAACCGGGCCGCCCAGGAGCGGAACCTGCGGACCGCGAGCTTCGTGCAGGGCGACATCACCGCGTTCACCGGCTACGACGGCCGGTTCAACACCGTCGTCGACTCCACCCTGTTCCACTCACTGCCCATCGAAGGCCGCGAGGGGTACCTCAAGTCCATCCATCGCGCGTCCGCACCCGGCGCGAGCTACTTCGTGCTCGTGTTCGCCAAGGGCGCGTTCCCGGCGAACCTGGAGACCAAGCCCAACGAGGTCACCGAGGAAGAACTCCGGACCACGGTCAGCAAGTACTGGGCCGTCGACGACATCCGGCCCGCGTTCATCCACGCCAACGCCGTCGTCTTCCCGGACGCTTCGGTCGACCTGCCGCCCCACGGTTTCGACGACAAGGGCCGCATCATGTTCCCGGCGTTCCTGCTCGAGGCGCACAAGGACTGA
- the mnoR gene encoding two-component system response regulator MnoR translates to MTVTTREIRLALVDDHAILRQGLRSLLEREDDLVVVGEASSEAEAEAMVAAVKPDVVLLDLKLSAGSDFEGLSLCTKLSAAHPNLGLLVLTTFLDEDLVVRAVHAGARGYVVKDVDTTELVRAIRAISSGDSAFDSRSAAAVVRSLSGRTEPREQLTDREIEVLRLLAAGLSNNKIGEKLFISATTAKFHVSNIMRKLDVSRRAEAVYAASKRGLI, encoded by the coding sequence ATGACCGTCACGACGCGCGAGATCCGGCTGGCGCTGGTCGACGACCACGCCATCCTGCGGCAGGGCCTGCGGTCGCTGCTGGAGCGTGAAGACGATCTCGTGGTGGTCGGGGAGGCGTCGAGCGAGGCCGAGGCCGAGGCGATGGTGGCCGCGGTCAAGCCGGATGTGGTGCTGCTCGACCTGAAGCTCTCGGCCGGATCGGACTTCGAGGGATTGTCGTTGTGCACCAAGCTGTCCGCAGCGCACCCGAACCTCGGGCTGCTGGTCCTCACCACATTCCTCGACGAGGACCTCGTGGTGCGCGCCGTGCACGCCGGCGCCCGCGGCTACGTGGTCAAGGACGTCGACACCACCGAGCTGGTGCGGGCGATCCGCGCGATCTCGTCGGGCGACAGCGCCTTCGATTCGCGCAGCGCCGCGGCGGTGGTGCGTTCGTTGAGCGGACGCACCGAACCGCGCGAGCAGCTCACCGACCGCGAGATCGAGGTGCTGCGGCTGCTGGCGGCAGGCTTGTCCAACAACAAGATCGGCGAAAAGCTGTTCATCTCGGCGACGACCGCGAAGTTCCACGTCAGCAACATCATGCGCAAGCTCGACGTGAGCCGCCGCGCCGAGGCCGTCTATGCGGCGAGCAAGCGCGGGCTGATCTAG
- the mftM gene encoding mycofactocin oligosaccharide methyltransferase MftM codes for MDVAVRGPALLDPLAPAPHGTWSGDGVRVRRRRGPHRDHHATVCTPRFCAHRHGDALTIEHDLTPDELSDELAVLLTEELGGTGVLRGQPDFESVFTGIVRSTVTGGMSAWLRFYRNSLSALESGRAAFAPVHLRAAELVAGRCVLDLGSCFGFFPLRLSHNGFDVTATDLSAPTMDLLARVSPGLHRPVRTITCDAAAVPLPDAAADTVTALHLLEHLDADAGDAVLDEALRLARRRVVVAVPFEDEPQACYGHIRTFDVTALQRIGETLSRTHAVTATVDEHHGGWLVLDRY; via the coding sequence ATGGACGTTGCCGTTCGCGGACCCGCACTCCTGGACCCGTTGGCCCCGGCACCACACGGCACCTGGAGTGGTGACGGCGTACGGGTGCGACGGCGACGTGGGCCGCACCGGGACCACCACGCAACGGTGTGCACGCCGCGGTTCTGCGCGCACCGGCACGGCGACGCGTTGACTATCGAACACGATCTCACTCCCGACGAACTGTCCGACGAGCTCGCGGTGCTGCTCACCGAGGAGTTGGGCGGCACCGGAGTGCTGCGGGGACAACCGGATTTCGAGTCGGTGTTCACCGGGATCGTGCGGTCCACGGTCACCGGCGGCATGTCCGCGTGGCTGCGGTTCTACCGGAATTCGCTGAGCGCACTGGAATCCGGCCGGGCGGCGTTCGCCCCGGTCCATCTGCGCGCCGCCGAACTGGTTGCCGGTCGATGTGTGCTCGACCTCGGTTCGTGCTTCGGGTTCTTCCCGCTGCGCCTGAGTCACAACGGGTTCGACGTCACGGCAACCGATCTGAGCGCACCCACCATGGACCTGCTGGCCCGCGTCAGCCCCGGACTGCACCGGCCCGTCCGCACCATCACATGCGACGCCGCAGCAGTACCGCTGCCCGACGCGGCCGCCGACACCGTGACCGCACTGCACCTGCTGGAGCACCTCGACGCCGACGCCGGGGACGCCGTACTCGACGAGGCGCTGCGCCTCGCACGGCGCCGGGTGGTCGTCGCAGTGCCGTTCGAGGACGAACCACAGGCCTGCTACGGGCACATCCGCACGTTCGACGTCACCGCGCTACAGCGCATCGGCGAAACACTCAGCCGCACGCACGCCGTGACCGCGACAGTCGACGAGCACCACGGCGGATGGCTTGTGCTGGACCGCTACTAG
- a CDS encoding MadB family AAA-type ATPase: MTTATIPVRDEPITFGSAAELSAALREQDYIADTDLATVVHLATALDRPLLLEGPAGVGKTELAKALAAAGGRRLIRLQCYEGLDDNRVLYEWDYAKQLLHVQMLRDRITAATNGIEDIDEASRYLAGRDFGLYSEAFLSVRPLLDAVLSEQPVVLLIDEVDRTEEAMEALLLEVLAERQVTIPEIGTFVARTVPWVVLTSNDTRELSSALKRRCLHYHLGFPTPQREREIVGVRAPHVEPAVVADVVELARTLRELPLRKSPSISEVVDAARAAALLGTDVPAPLLLSTLVKFTSDRDIALRHLNGAAAPRTEPTTPEAPATVASRPANTTTAVFRGRGGGRR, from the coding sequence GTGACCACCGCGACCATCCCTGTTCGCGATGAGCCCATCACGTTCGGCAGCGCGGCGGAACTCTCCGCCGCGCTGCGCGAGCAGGACTACATCGCCGACACCGACCTTGCCACCGTGGTGCACCTGGCCACCGCGCTGGACCGGCCCCTGCTGCTGGAGGGGCCGGCCGGCGTCGGCAAGACCGAATTGGCCAAGGCGCTCGCCGCGGCCGGTGGGCGTCGGTTGATCCGGCTGCAGTGCTACGAGGGCCTCGACGACAACCGGGTGCTCTACGAATGGGACTACGCCAAGCAGCTGCTGCACGTGCAGATGCTGCGTGACCGGATCACGGCTGCCACCAACGGTATCGAGGACATCGACGAGGCGTCCCGGTATCTGGCGGGACGGGACTTCGGACTGTACTCCGAGGCGTTCCTCTCGGTGCGGCCGCTGCTGGACGCGGTGCTGTCCGAGCAGCCGGTTGTGCTGTTGATCGACGAGGTGGACCGCACCGAGGAAGCCATGGAGGCACTGCTCCTGGAGGTTCTCGCCGAGCGGCAGGTCACGATCCCCGAGATCGGCACCTTCGTGGCTCGTACGGTTCCGTGGGTGGTGTTGACCTCCAACGACACTCGTGAGCTGTCGTCGGCGCTCAAGCGTCGATGCCTGCACTACCACCTGGGTTTCCCGACGCCGCAACGCGAACGCGAGATCGTCGGGGTGCGGGCACCGCATGTCGAGCCGGCCGTCGTCGCCGACGTCGTCGAACTCGCCCGGACCCTGCGCGAACTGCCGCTCCGTAAGAGCCCGTCGATCTCGGAGGTGGTGGACGCCGCGCGTGCTGCGGCACTGCTCGGTACGGATGTGCCTGCACCGCTGCTGCTTTCGACGCTGGTGAAGTTCACGAGCGATCGTGACATCGCGCTGCGTCACCTGAACGGCGCTGCCGCCCCGCGGACCGAGCCCACCACACCTGAAGCGCCCGCCACGGTGGCGTCACGCCCGGCCAACACGACCACCGCGGTGTTCCGTGGGCGCGGTGGTGGCCGACGGTGA
- the mdo gene encoding NDMA-dependent methanol dehydrogenase (This methanol dehydrogenase is considered a nicotinoprotein, since its NADP cofactor remains is not dissociable, but instead remains permanently bound. A member of this family has been shown to act as a formaldehyde dismutase, able to convert two molecules of formaldehyde (plus one water molecule) into one of methanol and one of formate, with no net change in its redox state. More recently, it was shown in Mycobacterium smegmatis that this enzyme is critical to ethanol utilization, for which the biosynthesis of the cofactor-like electron carrier mycofactocin is also required.), translating to MAIELNQIWDFPIKEFHPFPRALMGVGAHDIIGVEAKNLGFKRTLLMTTGLRGSGIIEELTGKIEYQGVEVVLYDKVESNPKDYNVMEAAALYQQEKCDSIISIGGGSSHDAAKGARVVIAHDGRNINEFEGFAKSTNKQNPPHIAVSTTAGTGSETSWAYVITDTSDMEHPHKWVGFDEATIVTLAIDDPLLYYSCPQHFTAYCGFDVLAHGSEPFVSRLDFAPSLGNALYSVELVAKHLREAVFEPRNLKAREGMMNAQYIAGQAFNSGGLGIVHSISHAVSAFFDSHHGLNNAIALPRVWEYNLPARYERYAQLATAMGVDTRNMTTVQAADAAVEAAIRLAQDVGIPDNFSQVRVDSYAKNQMNSGKYAGKGDVIKGDDKTVRAISEHIQDDWCTPGNPREVTVESMIPVVNHAINESY from the coding sequence ATGGCCATTGAGCTGAACCAGATCTGGGACTTCCCGATCAAGGAATTCCACCCGTTCCCCCGCGCGCTGATGGGAGTCGGGGCTCACGACATCATCGGCGTCGAAGCCAAGAACCTCGGGTTCAAGCGGACGCTGCTGATGACCACGGGTCTGCGCGGTTCGGGCATCATCGAGGAACTCACCGGCAAGATCGAGTACCAGGGTGTCGAGGTCGTCCTCTACGACAAGGTGGAGTCGAACCCCAAGGACTACAACGTCATGGAGGCCGCAGCGCTCTACCAGCAGGAGAAGTGCGACAGCATCATCTCCATCGGTGGCGGCTCCAGCCACGACGCCGCCAAGGGAGCCCGCGTGGTGATCGCGCACGACGGCCGCAACATCAACGAGTTCGAGGGCTTCGCCAAGTCCACCAACAAACAGAACCCGCCGCACATCGCGGTATCCACAACGGCCGGAACGGGTTCGGAAACGTCGTGGGCGTACGTCATCACCGACACCTCCGATATGGAGCACCCGCACAAGTGGGTCGGCTTCGACGAGGCGACGATCGTCACCCTCGCCATCGACGATCCGCTGCTGTACTACAGCTGCCCCCAGCACTTCACCGCGTACTGTGGCTTCGACGTGCTCGCACACGGCAGCGAGCCGTTCGTGTCCCGCCTGGACTTCGCGCCGTCACTCGGAAATGCCTTGTACTCCGTGGAACTCGTCGCCAAGCACCTGCGCGAGGCGGTGTTCGAGCCGCGCAACCTCAAGGCCCGCGAAGGCATGATGAACGCGCAGTACATCGCCGGTCAGGCGTTCAACTCGGGCGGCCTGGGCATCGTGCACTCCATCAGCCACGCCGTGAGCGCGTTCTTCGACAGCCACCACGGCCTCAACAACGCCATCGCGCTGCCGCGTGTGTGGGAGTACAACCTGCCCGCCCGCTACGAACGCTACGCGCAGCTCGCGACGGCGATGGGCGTGGACACCCGCAACATGACCACCGTGCAGGCCGCCGACGCGGCCGTCGAGGCCGCGATCCGGCTGGCGCAGGATGTCGGGATCCCGGACAACTTCTCGCAGGTCCGCGTCGACTCGTACGCCAAGAACCAGATGAACAGCGGCAAGTACGCCGGCAAGGGCGACGTGATCAAGGGTGACGACAAGACCGTCCGGGCGATCTCCGAGCACATCCAGGACGACTGGTGCACGCCGGGCAACCCGCGCGAGGTGACCGTGGAATCGATGATTCCCGTGGTGAACCACGCGATCAACGAGTCCTACTGA